The segment CGGTAAGATTATCAATGTTTATGAGAGTCAGGTTTATAATCAGCCATATGTTAATTATTCTAAAGACATGGCCTATGGTTTGGGCGGTGGTGGTGCTATGTCTATACCAGCACCGGAGATACAGACCGGACAAAATGAGGTGGTGGTGGAAGCGACGGTGGTGTGGGAGGTGAAATAGCCAGAATTAAGGATTATGAAGAATGAATTATGAATATTTTTATTAAAGAGTTGGCACAGCATAAAGACCAGGAAGTCACATTGCGTGGCTGGATTTATAATTTTCGCTCTTCGGGGTCAATAATGTTTTTGCAGTTGCGCGATGGCACCGGCTTTGTACAGGGAATTTTGAATAAGGCGGATGTGAGCGAGGAGAAATGGAATGAAGCGCAGAAAATTGTTTTAGAAACGTCTATTGAATTGATCGGCATAGTAACAGAACATCCAAAACATGTTGGAGAGTTTGAATTGCAAGTGAAGGACTTCAAGATTTATCAAATTCCAGTGGAAGAATACCCGATTGCCAAAAAAGAACATGGGCCGGAATTTTTGTTGGACAACCGGCATTTGTGGCTGCGGTCTTCTCATCAATGGGCGATTCAAAGAGTGAGAGATACCCTGATTCGCGGCTGCTACGAATGGATGAATGAGCATAATTTTATAAAATTTGATTCGCCGATTTTAACACCCTCAGCCTGCGAAGGCACGACCACGCTTTTTGGCGTGGATTATTTTGATTTGGGTAAGGCTTATTTATCCCAGTCAGGTCAATTATATTTGGAAGCGGCCATTGGATCTTTGGGGCGAGTTTTTGATTTTGGGCCAGTGTTTCGGGCGGAAAAATCCAAAACTAGAAGGCATTTGACAGAATTCTGGATGATGGATGCCGAAGCGGCCTTTGTGGAACATGAAGAAAATTTAAAAATTCAGGAAGAGTTAATTAGTTTTATGGTTCAAAAAATTTTGATGGAGAACAAGCTGGAATTAAAAATTTTGGAAAGAGATTTGACGCCACTGGAAAATGTGAAATCGCCATTTTATCGCATTACCCATGCGGAGGCAGTAAAAAAATTACGTGAATTGGGGAGTGACATTGGCGAGATGGATGATCTCGGGGCTGATGATGAAACCATTTTGACCAAGCAATATGATAAGCCGATTTTCGTGGAAAAATATCCGGCGGAAGTCAAAGCCTTTTATATGAAACGCGATCCACAAAATCCAAAATATTGTTTAAATGCAGATTTACTCGCGCCAGAAGGTTATGGGGAAATTATTGGTGGCAGTCAGAGGGAAGATGATTATGAAGAATTAATTAAAAGAATCAAAGAACACAATTTGCCTATGGAAGCTTTTCAATGGTATGTGGATCTTAGAAAATTTGGCAGTGTGCCACATAGTGGGTTTGGTTTTGGTCTGGAGCGCATTGTGGCTTGGGTTTGCGGACTGCAGCACATTAGAGAGACGATTCCTTTCCCGAGGATGATAAATCGGATTACTCCGTAGACGGCGAGTTGCGAATAATAAATAATGAATTATGGCCAATTTTTTAATTTAGAAATTAATTGAAAAAATATGGATAACCAAAATCCAAACAACCAAGTGCCGCCAGCTCCTATGCCGCCGGTCGGTGATAATGCCAGTGGCCCGACCCAAGCTCCGCCCAAGGGCTTGATGGAAACCCTAGAATATTATCTTGTGACCAAGGCGCCTTTCCAGATTCCAGTCAAGATCAGAGAGGGGATCGTCAAAATAATGCCTTGGCTGAATGCGATTTTTTTGTTAACGATTATTCCTTTGGCCTTGGCAGTGATTGGTCTCGGTTCCATTTTTACATTTTATGCTGGTTCTTATTTTTATCATGCCGGTTGGGGGATTTATAATATTATAACTTTGGTTACTTTGGTTTTGGGCGTTATGGCTTTGCCGGGTTTGTTCAAAAGAGCAAAAAGCGGTTGGAATTTGACTTTTTATGAGATAGTTCTTTCATTTGTAGGAAACATTTTTTACGGCAGCATCTTCGGTGGGTTATTTAGTCTGGTCGTTGGTTGTTATGTTTTGTTTCAAATAAAGTCTTATTATAAATAATTTGGTAGAAATTAATAAATTTTATGCAAAAAAATAGCGTTTATAAATGTAATGTCTGTGGTAATATAGTAGAATTAATTCATGTGGGTGGTGGACCTTTGGTGTGTTGCGGACAGCCGATGGAGCTTTTAGCAGAGAAAACTGCCGATCAGGGCATGGAAAAACACGTGCCAGTGATTGAAAAAATTGATGGCGGGTATAAGGTAAAAGTGGGCTCGGTCGCTCATCCGATGGAAGAAGGGCATTATATTCAGTGGATTGAATTAATTGTTGGCGAAAAAGCATATCGAGAATATTTGAATCCGGGTCAAGCGCCAGAAGTAGTGTTTATGGTTGAGGCAGAAAATGTGTCAGCGCGAGAGTATTGTAATTTGCATGGACTGTGGAGGGCATAACGGGAAATTTTAAATTAATAGATTGATAATTATATGAATAGAAACATTTCTAAAGACACAGTAAATAAAATCAATGAAAAAATAAAACTCAATGGTTGGGTGAATAATCGCCGCAATATGGGCAAGATTGTGTTTTTGGATGTGCGCGATAGGTGGGGAGTAGTGCAGGTGGTGTGCGTGCCGGCAGAATTAGATGAGGCGTCGCAAAATGCCCTGAATGAAGTCCGGCCGGAGTTTGTTTTGGAAATCGAAGGTGTGGTGCAGGCCCGCGGGGAGAAACAGATTAATCAAAATTCACCAACTGGCATGGTAGAAATTTTGGCCAAGAAAATTTTAATTTTATCGGCAGCAGAGACGCCGCCTTTTGAAATTGATAATGAAGAGCGGCAGGCCAATGAAGAATTGCGTCTCAAATATCGCTATCTGGATCTGCGGCACGAGAGGATGAAAAAGAATATTGATTTGAGGCACAAAATAGCTAAAGCAATAAGAGAATTTTTTTATGGCCAAGATTTTTTGGAGATAGAAACTCCCTATGTTTCAAAATCTACACCAGAAGGGGCAAGGGATTTCTTGATACCCTCGCGTCATTATCCCGGTAAGTTTTTTGCTTTACCCCAGAGCCCCCAACAGTATAAGCAGTTATTGATGGTATCGGGGTTAGAAAAATATTTTCAGCTGGCCAGATGTTTTCGAGATGAAGATTCGCGTGGCGATCGTCAGCCAGAATTTACCCAGCTGGATATGGAGATGTCTTTTGTAGAAAGAGAAGACGTGATGGCAATAAATGAGGCCGCGCTGATCGAAGTAATAAAGAAAGCGGCGCCAGAAAAGAAAATTCAGGAAATTCCTTTTCCGAGATTGAGCTATAAAGAAGCGATGGAAAAATATGGCACAGACAGGCCAGATTTGCGTCAAGATAAAAATGATCCAAATTTGTTAGCCCTGTGCTGGATCATTGATTTTCCGTTTTTTGAGAAGACTGACGACGGGGGGTGGACATTTACGCATAATCCGTTTTCTATGCCCAAGCCAGAATATTTGGATGATATGATGAGCGGCGAAAATGTTGGCGAGATATTAACAACGCAATATGACGTGGTAATGAATGGTTATGAAATCGGTGGGGGTAGTATTCGGGCGCATAGGCCAGAGGTTTTGAAAAAAACTTTTGAAATTATGGGCTATAACAACAAGGAAATCGAATCGCAGTTTGGGCACATGCTCCAATCTTTCAAATACGGTACGCCGCCCCACGGTGGGATTGCCTGGGGTTTTGATCGATTGGTAATGCTTTTGGCGGGCGAACCAAATATTCGTGAAGTAATTGCTTTCCCGAAGACGGCCGACAATCGTGATCCTCTGATGGACGGCCCAAGCGAGGTAAGTGGAAAACAGTTAAGTGAATTGGGCATACAAATAAAGAAATGATACCAAATTTTTTTAATAAAAGACCAATGCCGGAAAAGTTGCCGGAAGAAATGGAAAGTGTTATTGAGGAATTGAGGGGTGTAATTGGTAAGGAAGAATGTTTGCGGCGGGCGTATGAAACAATGATTCAGAGATATCGAGGTTATAGATTTAGGACCTATTGGCGTTTTGGGGAGGCCTTTGAGACAGATGTGGAGAAGCTTTGGCAAAAGACGGGATTTTTACATTGCCACAATATGAATTATTTATTCAGGATTTTGTTGGTGAAAAGTGGTTGGTTTGGTGATGATGATATTAAATTAAAATATTCTTTGGTGTGGTATATATCACCTCATCAGTATTTGCAGATAAAATTGGATGATAATAGTTTTATAAATGTGGATATTTGGAATCATAATTATGGCAAGAAGTTTGGCGATTACGCGCGTGGGTTTCACTAGGGGATTATGCAAATTACTTTGGTAAAAAATAAAATTTATTGGACAGAGCACGTTAAAGAAAAGATGCGCTATTATGGCTTGAGTGAGAATCGGGTGCTTCGAGTTTTGCGTAATCCAAAAAGGGTGGAGGAGGGTGTGGCGGAAAACACCACCGCGGCGATGCAAAGAGCCGGGTCAGTAAAACATCCTTACGAGATTTGGATGATGTTTCAAGAAAAACACAAAACTCAATTAGCAAAAATCAAGGGCCAAGAAGATGGAAAGCAAATTGTAATAATTTCGGCGTGGAAGTACCCGGGAATAACCAAGCCGGGAGCAGAGATACCAATACCGGATGACGTGAGGGCAGAATTGAGAATTATGAACAATGAATAATGTTTTTAGAATTTATTAATAATTAAAATCCTGATTTACAGACATCAGGATTAAAAAGAGAAAAGATATGGCAATAGATTCACTGGAGTCAGATATGGGGCAAGCTGAATTGGGGAAATATGACCCCAAAAGATTTACAACTGCTCGTGATCTTCGTAAGGCCTATCATGATTTTAGGCGTGAAAAGGAATGGTATCCAGCGGGGACGATATTTATTGAGGGGGGTAGAAGTGGCGGTTTTTCCGTTGACTATCCAAAGGACCCAGAAGTAATTAATAATCGCTTGACTCAATTGCAGGCATGGTTGGAACGGGCACGCGAATTAAACGAGCATGATGGAATATTGGATGATGAAATTAGAGAGATAGAGTCTATCGTCGCAGATTTAACTGAAAAATTGAGAAGAGCGGAGAATGATGCCCTAATTGGCCAGCCGCCGATTGAGAAGCTGCCGCCCAACGTTTTTTGACTAGGATGTTTTTGACAATATCGATTATATTTGATATAATTATTATGGCTTTAAATTAAATACTTAATAATTAATTTAAAAATTATGAATAGACATGAAAACCCAACATTAGAAAAAGCTACTGGAGTAATTGAGGCAGAAGAAAATAATAGTCCTGATAATTTGGCGCGCCAGCTAAGTGAAATTAGAAGAAAGCAAATTGAGCTTTTGGAAAAAATTGACAATACTGAAACTCTTGATGGCCAACCAAATCAAGAAAGTATTGAAATGATGGAAGAGTTGAATCGCGCGGCTGAAGAAATAATGCGTAAACCAGGGGTAGCAGAAATAATAATGGCTGAAGCAAGTGGTGAAAAAGCATATCGAGATCACGCAGAAGCGTGGAACAAAGCACATCCTCAATCAAAGTTAGGCAGATTATTTAATTTTGCAAGTTATATTAATCCAAATGATGAAGGTTTAATTAATTCATGGAGCGAGAGTGCCCGTAAAGAATATATTGATGAACAAAAAGAAAAAAATACAAGAACTGAATAATTTTATTTCCCAGCAACAATAATCTGATTAATCCAAACATCCTTGTCTTTGACAAGGATGTTTTTATATTAGAGATTTTATATTGTAAAATATACTCCATTTTTTGAACCAGGAAAAATTTTTATGGTAGCGATAATGCTCGAGCGAATCGAGCATTATGTGTATAAGACAGGCCAATAAAAAGACCAAAATTGTTTTATTAAAGAAACTTAAAATAAATAAGATAATATTAAATTCTGGGGAGTGGAAGATATAAAGACCCGGCGTCATGGTCTGTCGCATTTGCCGGCCGACTTTTAACCAAACGGTGGGGTCGAAGCTTTTTTCTTTGAATATAAAAAATAAAATATGATCTAGGTCTAAGAGAACGGAGAGGGAAATAAAAATAAAAATTGTTGGCCAATCCAAATGGAGGTAGTGTTTTAGGGGCATAGAAGTGAGGATATTTGCCGATAAGTGGCTAGGCAAGTTCATAATTATTTTTCTGCAATAATAATTTGGTTAATCCAAACATCCTTGTCTTTGATGAGGATGTTTTTGGTTATGGTAAAAAGATTATTTTTCAAATCTTCTAGCACTTGCTCTGGCCGATGGTAGTAAGATTCAATAATTATTTTACCTTTTCCGGTTTCCAGCTCGGGTGGGCGTTTTTGATTGATATTGGTGATGGCCAAGATGCCGCCGGGTTTGAGGACGCGATAGCTCTCAGTAAAAAAATATTTTGGGTCTTTGAGATGAACAATTAAAAAGGCGGCGACAATAATATCAAAAGAGTTGTCCGGAAAAGGCAGACTTTCTGCGTCGGCGACCATGGTCTTAATTTTATTATTTTTCTTTTTTAATATTTTTAGAATCTCCGGCGAGATATCTATAGCGGTAACATCAGCGCCCTTTTCTGCCAGTCTCAAGGTTAGCCGGCCAGTGCCAGCGCCGACATCTAAAATCGTTTTACCTTTAATGTCTTTCAGATTGGGCAAAAGGTGAAATTGTTCAAAAGAATCTAAATAAGCCAACTTTTTGTCATAGAAAGGGGCATAGAGGTCATAGCCAGATTTTGGGTTGAGGAGTTTTGTCTTTTTCATATTAGCATTTTAGCATATAAACATTTAAACATATAAACAATGGGAAAGTGTTATTGTTTTGTGGGAAGCAATAACGTTTTGCCAGAGATGGCTTTTTGCGGTAAAATTGAAGTATGCAAAAGTTGGCACACAAGCCAGATTATGTTTTGATTACACTATTTTGGATAATAGTTGTTTTTGGGTTGATAATGTTGTCCTCAGCTTCTTCTGTTTTGGGTTATTATACCAAAGGTCAGGATAGCTATTGGTATGTTAAGCACCAGCTTCTTTTTGGTTTTTTGCCGGGTGCGTTTTTTTTCTATGTGATGAGCAGGATTGATTATCGTTTTTGGAAGAGGATCGCACCATTATTGTTTTTGTTTTCTATCGGGCTTTTGGGGTTGGTTTTTATACCGGGTATTGGCTCCACTTCCGGCACGAACGCTAAATCATGGATTAATATTTTTGGTTTTTCGCTTCAGCCGGCAGAAATAGTAAAGTTGACTTTTTTGTTGTATTTATCCGCTTGGCTGGAAAGAAGAAGGGAAAAGGTAAAAGATTTTGCTTAT is part of the Candidatus Kuenenbacteria bacterium genome and harbors:
- the asnS gene encoding asparagine--tRNA ligase — its product is MNIFIKELAQHKDQEVTLRGWIYNFRSSGSIMFLQLRDGTGFVQGILNKADVSEEKWNEAQKIVLETSIELIGIVTEHPKHVGEFELQVKDFKIYQIPVEEYPIAKKEHGPEFLLDNRHLWLRSSHQWAIQRVRDTLIRGCYEWMNEHNFIKFDSPILTPSACEGTTTLFGVDYFDLGKAYLSQSGQLYLEAAIGSLGRVFDFGPVFRAEKSKTRRHLTEFWMMDAEAAFVEHEENLKIQEELISFMVQKILMENKLELKILERDLTPLENVKSPFYRITHAEAVKKLRELGSDIGEMDDLGADDETILTKQYDKPIFVEKYPAEVKAFYMKRDPQNPKYCLNADLLAPEGYGEIIGGSQREDDYEELIKRIKEHNLPMEAFQWYVDLRKFGSVPHSGFGFGLERIVAWVCGLQHIRETIPFPRMINRITP
- a CDS encoding desulfoferrodoxin, producing the protein MQKNSVYKCNVCGNIVELIHVGGGPLVCCGQPMELLAEKTADQGMEKHVPVIEKIDGGYKVKVGSVAHPMEEGHYIQWIELIVGEKAYREYLNPGQAPEVVFMVEAENVSAREYCNLHGLWRA
- the aspS gene encoding aspartate--tRNA ligase; protein product: MNRNISKDTVNKINEKIKLNGWVNNRRNMGKIVFLDVRDRWGVVQVVCVPAELDEASQNALNEVRPEFVLEIEGVVQARGEKQINQNSPTGMVEILAKKILILSAAETPPFEIDNEERQANEELRLKYRYLDLRHERMKKNIDLRHKIAKAIREFFYGQDFLEIETPYVSKSTPEGARDFLIPSRHYPGKFFALPQSPQQYKQLLMVSGLEKYFQLARCFRDEDSRGDRQPEFTQLDMEMSFVEREDVMAINEAALIEVIKKAAPEKKIQEIPFPRLSYKEAMEKYGTDRPDLRQDKNDPNLLALCWIIDFPFFEKTDDGGWTFTHNPFSMPKPEYLDDMMSGENVGEILTTQYDVVMNGYEIGGGSIRAHRPEVLKKTFEIMGYNNKEIESQFGHMLQSFKYGTPPHGGIAWGFDRLVMLLAGEPNIREVIAFPKTADNRDPLMDGPSEVSGKQLSELGIQIKK
- a CDS encoding methyltransferase domain-containing protein, with the protein product MKKTKLLNPKSGYDLYAPFYDKKLAYLDSFEQFHLLPNLKDIKGKTILDVGAGTGRLTLRLAEKGADVTAIDISPEILKILKKKNNKIKTMVADAESLPFPDNSFDIIVAAFLIVHLKDPKYFFTESYRVLKPGGILAITNINQKRPPELETGKGKIIIESYYHRPEQVLEDLKNNLFTITKNILIKDKDVWINQIIIAEK